TTTTAATGTTGGGCATTCCGGCGGCTCTTGCCAAATGTAAGGAAGTAATTTTGTGTACACCTTGCGATAAAAACGGAAAAATAAATCCCGCAATTTTATATGCTGCTTCTTTAGTGGGTATTAAAAAAATCTATAAAGTAGGCGGGGCTCAGGCCATTGCGGCCATGGCTTATGGTACGGAATCTATTGAGCAGGTTTATAAAATATTCGGACCCGGAAATCAATATGTCACCTGTGCGAAACAATTGGTTTGTAAAGAAGGGATGGCCATTGATATGCCTGCCGGCCCCTCTGAATTAGCAATTTTGGCCGACTCATCTTGTGAACCTGCTTTTGTGGCTGCTGATTTACTTTCTCAGGCCGAACACGGAGCCGATTCGCAAGTAATTCTCATTAGTCAGGAAGAAAAGGTTATAAATAAAGTGAAGCAAATGGTGTTGACTCAATTAGAGGAATTGCCGCGAAAAATAATAGCAAAAAAAGCATTGGAGAATAGTAAATTTATTTTGGTGAAAAATCTGAAGGAAGGAATTGATGTAGTTAATGCTTATGCACCTGAACACTTGATAATAGCATGCAAGAAAGCAGAAGCAATTGGCGAAAAAATCACAAATGCAGGTTCTGTCTTTTTAGGAAATTTTACACCCGAAAGCGCCGGTGATTATGCTTCAGGCACCAATCATACCCTTCCTACCAATGCACATGCACGCGCCTACAGTGGTGTGTCCCTGGATAGCTTCCTCAAAAAGATAACCTTTCAAAAAATTACTGAAAAGGGTTTAAATAAAATTGGATTGGCCATTGAAATAATGGCAGCAACCGAGCAATTAGATGCACACAAAAATGCAGTTAGTATTCGTTTAAAGAAAAAATAAAATGAAATTTGATTTATTAAAAATTATCAGAAGCAATATTTTAAAGTTGACGCCTTATTCTTCAGCTCGTTCAGAGTTTAAGGGAAATGCTGATGTTTTTTTGGATGCGAACGAAAATAGTTTTGGTTCCCCGCTCAATGAAAATTTTAATCGTTATCCCGATCCTTATCAGCAAAAATTGAAAGATAAATTATCCACTATCAAAGGCCTTCCGCCAAAAAATATATTTTTAGGTAACGGCTCCGA
This sequence is a window from Sphingobacteriaceae bacterium. Protein-coding genes within it:
- the hisD gene encoding histidinol dehydrogenase translates to MKIYKYPKGKNLSLLLTRPLMDTGLLEEKVAKILREVKSKGDSALKKFSLQFDQVKLKTLQVSDAEIQNAILQISPDLKNAIKLAAKNIKTFHASQSEKYKKVETTSGVSCWRKAVGIEKVGLYIPGGTAPLFSTVLMLGIPAALAKCKEVILCTPCDKNGKINPAILYAASLVGIKKIYKVGGAQAIAAMAYGTESIEQVYKIFGPGNQYVTCAKQLVCKEGMAIDMPAGPSELAILADSSCEPAFVAADLLSQAEHGADSQVILISQEEKVINKVKQMVLTQLEELPRKIIAKKALENSKFILVKNLKEGIDVVNAYAPEHLIIACKKAEAIGEKITNAGSVFLGNFTPESAGDYASGTNHTLPTNAHARAYSGVSLDSFLKKITFQKITEKGLNKIGLAIEIMAATEQLDAHKNAVSIRLKKK